Proteins encoded within one genomic window of Columba livia isolate bColLiv1 breed racing homer chromosome 1, bColLiv1.pat.W.v2, whole genome shotgun sequence:
- the LOC102094554 gene encoding carbonyl reductase [NADPH] 1, whose amino-acid sequence MCNTPVAVVTGSNKGIGFAIVRALCKQFPGDVYVTARDTGRGQEAVAKLQEEGLHALFHQLDIDDLQSIRALRDFLKEKYGGLNVLVNNAGIAFKVKDTTPFAVQAEVTLKTNFFGTRNVCNELLPLVKPYGRVVNVSSMVINSALKGCSQELQQKFRSDTITEDELVKLMTKFVEDTKKNVHEKEGWPNTAYGVSKIGVTVLSKIQAQMLNEKRKGDHILLNSCCPGWVRTDMAGPNAPKSPDEGAETPVYLALLPSDADGPHGQHLSDKTVQTW is encoded by the exons ATGTGCAACACACCAGTGGCTGTGGTGACCGGGTCTAACAAAGGGATCGGATTTGCAATTGTGCGGGCTCTATGCAAGCAGTTCCCCGGGGACGTGTACGTGACAGCCCGAGACACCGGCCGTGGCCAGGAAGCAGTGGCAAAACTCCAGGAGGAGGGGCTGCATGCTCTCTTCCATCAGCTGGATATTGATGATCTGCAGAGCATTAGAGCTCTCCGCGACTTCCTCAAGGAGAAATATGGCGGGCTGAATGTGTTGGTTAACAACGCAGGGATCGCTTTCAAAG TTAAAGACACAACTCCGTTTGCAGTCCAAGCAGAGGTTACCCTGAAGACAAACTTTTTTGGAACCAGGAATGTTTGCAATGAATTGTTGCCTCTTGTGAAGCCTTATG GTAGAGTGGTGAATGTCTCTAGTATGGTAATTAACTCAGCTCTGAAAGGCTGCAGCCAAGAACTACAGCAAAAGTTTCGCAGTGACACAATCACTGAGGATGAGTTAGTGAAACTCATGACCAAATTTGTGGAAGACACCAAGAAAAATGTGCATGAGAAAGAGGGCTGGCCAAACACTGCCTATGGGGTATCCAAAATTGGTGTCACAGTCTTGTCCAAGATTCAGGCCCAAATgttaaatgaaaagagaaaaggtgaCCACATCCTTCTTAATTCCTGCTGTCCTGGATGGGTGAGAACAGACATGGCAGGTCCTAATGCCCCTAAATCACCAGATGAAGGGGCTGAGACCCCAGTTTATTTGGCCCTTTTACCTTCTGATGCTGATGGTCCTCATGGCCAACATCTTAGTGACAAAACTGTTCAAACCTGGTGA